The sequence CGCCCGACGCTGCGAGCGGACCGCCGAGCGAGCTCAATAGCGGCGCAGCGGCGATTGCCGCACACCAGAGGAACAGCATCACGATAAGAACGCGGCGCGGGGTCATGATGGAAAACATTATAGCAGAATCACGAGAGAGAAGCAAGAAGGAACGGCAACAGGTAGCAGCTAACAGTTAACAGTTAGCAGTTAGCAGTTTATAGCCATGAGTGAAAAGGGGATGCTTCGGAAGGAGCATCCGTCGCCGCGCTCCCCAGAATGACAGAGACTCAGCTTCCTTGAGAATATCGGAGTCACCAACAACTACATGTCATTCCGAGCGAAGCGAGGAATCTATACGGGAAGAAAGATTCTTCTTCGTCGCAAAGAACGCTCCTCCTCAGAATGACAGAGGCCCAGCTTCCTTGAGAATATTGGAGCCATCAACAACTACATGTCATTCCGAGCGCAGCGAGGAATCTATACTGACCTCGGTCCCTTCACTCTATCGCCGCAAGAAAGATTCTTCGTCGTCGCAAAGAACGCTCCTCCTCAGAATGACAAGGACCCGGTTTCCTTGAGAATATTGGAGCCTCCAACAACAACATGTCATTCCGAGCGAAGCGAGGAATCTATACTGACCTCGGTTCCTTCACTGTATCGCCGTAAGAAAGATTCTTCGTCGTCGCAAAAAAACGCTCCTCCTCAGAATGACATAGACTCAGCCTCCTTGAGAATATTGGAGCCACCAACAACTACATGTCATTCCGAGCGAAGCGAGGAATCTATACTGACCTCGGTTCCTTCACTCTTTCGCCGTAAGAAAGATTCTTCGTCGTCGCAAAGAACGCTCCACCTCAGAATGACACAGACCCAGCTTCCTTGGGAATATTGGAGCCACCAACAACTGCATGTCATTCCGAGCGCAGCGAGGAATCTATACTGACCTCGGTTCCTTCACTCTATCGCCGTAAGAAAGATTCTTCGTCGTCGCAAAGAACGCTCCTCCTCAGAATGACAGGGATCCAGCTTCCTTGAGAATATTGAAGCGACTAACAACCATATGTCATTCCGAGCGTAGCGAGGAATCTATACTGACTTCGGTTCCTTCACTCTTTCGTCGTGCGAAAGATTCTTCGTCGTCGCAAAAAACGCTCCTCCTCAGAATGACAGAGGCCCAGCTTCCTTGAGAATATTGGAGCCACCAACAACTACATGTCATTCCGAGCGCAGCGAGGAATCTATGCTGTCGTCGTTTCCTTCACTCTTTCGTCGTGCGAAAGATTCTTCGTCGTCGCAAAAAACGCTCCTCCTCAGAATGACAGAGACGGAACTAGATTCCGCTACTTAATTATCCAGACCCCAATCTGCGTAATCTGCAATCAGCGCAAAATCAGCGCCATCTGCGTAATCACTTTAGCAGAAGCATCTTTCTCGTCTCTATAAACCTTCCAGACCTGAGGGTGTAAAAATATGCGCCGCCGGCAAAGCTGGCTCCGTTGAACGCCGCACGGTTCAACACTCCCGCCTCAACGCTGCCGTTCACGAGAGTCGCAACCTCTTCCCCAAGCGTGTTGTACACTTTCAGCGTCGCGATGCCCGACGTCGGCACCGCAAATTCGATGCTGGTTTCCGGGTTGAACGGGTTCGGGTAATTCTGTCCGAGCAGTATCGTATTCGGCGCCAACGTCATCGTTGCTTCCACTTCATCGCTGTACTCAAAGTTTCCGTTGCGGTCAATCTGCTTCAGACGGTAATTGTAGCTCCCAACCACCGCGGATGCATCCTTGAAAGAATAACGATGCACGCTGCTGCTCGTTCCATACCCGTGAACAAACCCTATTGTTTCCCAACTGTTCATTGTTGATTGTTCATTGTTCATTGTACTCCGCTCCACCTCAAACCCGTAATTCTCCGTCTCCGTCGCCGTCGTCCAGCGAAGCTCGACCCCATCCTCCGCCGCACGAGCCGTGAACGAACTCAGCTCGACGGGAAGATTGGTCGCGACAAAACTTGACTCGGCAGCGTCGTTCGCTGAACCCTCTGTTCCAGCCCCTCCTGCCGATGTTTTTGAATCGAGCCCGAAGTCGCTTACCGACCCGATATTCACGAATTGAACCACGTGGCCCGAAGCCGGAGCCGTCGTTGAATTTGCGGTCGGCGCCGCAAGCGAGGCGATGCTCCCCGGTTTACTGCCATGACTGAGGGAATGAATATGGCCGCCGCCGGAAGTCAGGATCTCAAGCGCATCGGCGGTGCCGGAAATATCGAAGCCGCTTGCACCGCCGGTAAAGTACGTCGCGTTGGTGTCGCTGACGACGAGTTTCTTATCCGAAATATCAAAGTCCTGCGCTTGCGCGTTTCCCTTTCCAAGAAGAACAATGAACGTTCCTTTTGGTACTGATGACCAGAGTGCTGCATTCGAAAACACGACCGGCGTCTGCGCATTGCCGGCGGAGCTGTAGTCGCGAAGCTGCATCCCGCGCATATCCAGGTTGTTCTGGATGACCAGAAGCTCGACCCATTCCCCGCTTTGCGCCGATGCATTAAAATACTCGTTCACTACGACGGTTGGCGACGACGAAGCGGCTCCGGTGGTGTAGGTGACCTGGTCTTTCGACGAAGGGAAATTGTCCGTCTTATAGTTGCGCTGACAACCGCTTCCGTTGTAGGGATAAATCCTGAACGAGTAGCTGGTCAGACTCAGGAGGCCGGTACACTGCAGCGAATCTCCGCTGCCGTACGGGACATTGACAACCGCCGAACCGTCGCCGAGGTTGGTATCGTTCGAATACGTTACACCGTCCACAGGGTCGCTGAACGCGTTCGTGGTATTCGCGAGGATAAGATAGCCGGAGGGAACGGTACCTCCGGCCGAGTCGATCCACCGGATCGTGATTGAGGAGTTCGTGATCGTCGGTGTCGTAAGGTTGAACCCTCCCGGATACTTTGATGGCTCGGCGGCAAGCGTTGCCGACCCTGTCGTTGCACTGCAGGAAGGGACCGTCCCGTCGATTTTGTAGTTGATCTGCGACGACGAGCCGTTATAAGAATACATATGCACATAGTATGTCGTTCCGCACGAGAGGCCGGTGAACTGGTGCGACGTCCCCCCGCTGTTGGCCACATTCACTACCGCACGGTTGTCGGTCAGGTCCGTGTCGTCGGCATAGACCGAACCGTCTTCGGGCGTGAAATAATCGTCCGATGCGTAGAGCTCGATCAGGTACCCGGAGGGCTGCTGACTCCCTGCCGCGGCGTTCGTCCAGCTGACCGTCAGACTGGACGAAGTGACGTTCCCTATCGCAAGGTTCGTCACATGGTTGGAAGGTTCAACGGCATACGTCGGAGTCAGTTTCGAGAGGTCGTTGAAGTTGATATAGTTCGCCCACTCGGGATGATCGACAAACGGATTGCGGTTGTTCTGGATCGATTGGATATAGTTGTTCCGCGATACTTCCCACGCGTCGGGAGGGTCGTCTTTATTCCACTGCAAAAGAAGGTTCACATCCTGTGCTGCTTCGCTCAGCGAATCGAGTATAACATTGTTGAGATGATTGAATGTCCAGTCGTAGCCATTCACGCCGTTATAGCAAACGGCCATGTAGAAAAGAGCGCGTGCGAAATCCCCCTTGTGCGACTGACGAGGCTCGAAGACGGTATGCCCGCTCGCATCCGTTCCGACCTTGCACGCCAAAAAAGTGTATGTTGGAGAAACAACGACTCCCTCAGGATGATTGCTCCTCGGGTCGTTTGCGTGTACCTGATTCACGGGAAAAAGGTGATGCTGGTCGGAATACTCAGGCAAGCTTGTAAAATTGGATGCGTGCGCGCTCGGCATCCAACTCTGGCACCAGGAGTGCTCGCGGCTGAATCCCGAGTCATTGTTCACTCCGGCGTTTCCCCACCATTTAAAGGGCGGCGTGTAAACGTAGTTAAGCCCGGAATACACACACGTCACAACTTTCTGCCCGTTCGTCGTATCGCGCGAGGCGAAGTTGGCAATGTTCGTCTCATCGTAATTGTCGTAGGTGATGCGGGTGTGAGGATTGATCAGGTTCTGGAGGTCAGTGACAAAGGTCGCGCTTGATGTGGAAATACCGTCGAAGTAAGTTCCGGGCTGCGCCCAGAGGGATAATGATTGAAGAACGATCAGAGAGACAAGAACGCCGAGGCTCTTCCTCGATGTTCTCAAAGATTTCAAACCAGCGCCCATTCAGCAACAGCACCATTCTCCCCCCCGCGATGAATTAATAATGTGAATTATGAATTACGAATCTCTTCGTACGTAAGATCCCATCGTTCGGCGCCGGCCCATTCCGACCATTCCACAATGTACCCGGCGTAGCGTTGATTTAATGTACATACGGCAACCCGGCGGGACGATGACCAACAGCACGCATAATGAAAAAATAAACAAACGGCGGAAGAAATACCAGCGGCAACCCCGTTTTATTCCCCGTTACCCCCTCCGCCCGAAGGTTCGAGGGGATGGCTTTGCAAGACCTCCGCGGAGGATCCATGACGCTGCATTTCCGTTACACTGGAATGTACCATCAGAAACGCCTGCGGTCACCAATTCGTAGTGTCATGGATTCTCCCAAAGGGATGCTTCGGAAGGAGCATCCGTCGCTGCGCTCCTCAGAATGACACAGACTCAGCATCCTTGAGAATATTGAAGCCACCAACAACTATATGTCATTCCGAGCGCAGCGAGGAATCTATGCCGTTAGAAAGATTCTTCGTCGTCGCAAAGAACAGTCCTCCTCAGAATGACAGAGATTCAGCTTCCTTGAGAATATTGAAACCACCAACGACTACATGTCATTCCGAGCGAAGCGAGGAATCTATGCTGTCGTCGGTTCCTTCACTCTTTCGCCGTAAGAAAGATTCTTCGTCGTCGCATAGAACGCTCCTCCTCAGAATGACAAGGACCCGGTTTCCTTGAGAATATTGGAGCCACCAACAACTACATGTCATTCCGAGCGTAGCGAGGAATCTATGCTGTCGTCGGTTCCTTCACTTTTTCACCGTGTGAAAGATTCTTCGTCGTCGCAAAAAACGCTCCTCCTCGGAATGACATAGACTCAGTAACCTTAAGAATATCTGAGCCACCAACAACTACATGTCATTCCGAGCGTAGCGAGGAATCTATCTTAAAATCTGACCTCTTCAAAATTAGGGTTTATCGATGAGATGAGATCAATTTTTTTCTGCCTCCCCCACCCCTTAATTTGCTTTTCTCTCGAAATTGCGTCGCGCACGTCAGAGTACTCTTCAAAATACACTAACTTCGAAATTTTATAGCGAGATGTGAATCCGGGATTCGAATGCATGCAGTGCTCGGCTACCCGGCGTTCTAAGTTATTTGTCAACCCTGTGTACAACGTCATCTTTCTATTTGTCATTATATAGATGTAGTATTTGCGCATGTTTCTCCCCTAAAGAATGGCTTTCATGAGGCCTGAGTGCCTGAGAACAAAAGGCGGACCGAGACTATTTGTCACCCCGAGCCAGCGAGGGGTCCCTGCGGTAAGAAAGATTCTTCGTCGTCGCAAAAAACGCTCCTCCTCAGAATGACACAGACTCAGCTTCCTTGAGAATATTAAATCCACCAACAACCACATGTCATTCCGATCGCAGCGAGGAATCTACACAGGAAGAAGAACGCTCTTCCTCAGAATGACATAGACTCAGCTTCCATGAGAATATTGGAACCACCAACAACTGCATGTCATTCCGAGCGCAGCGAGGAATCTATACCGCAAGAAAGATTCTTCGTCGTCGCAAAGAACACTCCTCCTCAGAATGACAGAGACCCAGCTTCTTTGAGAATATTGGAGCCACCAACAACTACATGTCATTCCGAGCGAAGCGAGGAATCTATGCGGCAAGAAAGATTCTTCGTCGTCGCAAAGAACGCTCCTCCTCAGAATGACAGAGACTCAGCTTCTTTGAGAATATCGGAGCCACCAACAACTACATGTCATTCCGAGCGCAGCGAGGAATCTATGGCGTTAGAAAGATTCTTCGTCGTCGCAAAGAACGCTCCTCCTCAGAATGAAAGAGACGGAACTAGACTCCGCTACTTAATTATCCAGACCCCAATCTGCGCAATCTGCAATCAGCGCAAAATCAGCGCCATCTGCGTAATCACTTCAGCAGAAGCATCTTCTTCACGTCCCGTTTCCCTCCCGACTGCAGTACATAAAAGTATATCCCCGAGCTCAAGCATCCCGCATTCATCCGAACACGATATCGCAGGTTCGCGTCCGCATCTCCATCGAACAGCGACATCACTTCCTCACCGAGCGTGTTGTACACTTTCAGCGTCGCGATGCCCGCCGTCGGCACCGCAAATTCGATGCTGGTTTCCGGGTTGAACGGGTTCGGGTAATTCTGTCCGAGCAGCATCGTATTCGGCGCCAACGTTATCGTTGCTTCCACTTCATCGCTGTACTCGAAGTTTCCGTTGCGGTCGATCTGCTTCAGACGGTAATTGTAGCTCCCAACCACCGCGGATACATCCTTGAAAGAATAACGATGTATGCTGCTGCTCGTCCCCTGTCCCGCCACAAACCCAAGCTTCACCCAACCGTTCATTGTTGATTGTTCATTGTTCATTGTACTCCGCTCCACCTCAAACCCGTAATTCTCCGTCTCCGTCGCCGTCGTCCAGCGAAGCTCGACCCCATCCTCCGCTGTGCGAGCCGTGAACGAACTCAGCTCGACGGGAAGCGGGACATTCCCCCACGAGGTTGCGACACGAATGCCGTCAATTCTCAGCGTCGGTGCCGTCCCCGCTCCTCCTTGCCGCAGCGCAATGGCTCCGATGCTCTGGGCGTCGTTCTCCCCGGCGGGAGCGCTTGCCGAGGGGGTATGTTCCGGCGCGTTCAACGGCGGATCGACAAAAAGATCGGCCGTGTCGTCGGTGTCAGATTTATTTTTGAACGTGTATTTCAAAACGAGAAGATACGTCGTGTTGTACGAATAGACAGCGCGCGTATAGTTCGGCTCCGTGCTGCTCTTGCTTACGCCGAAGGCAAGCTTGCCGGCGCTGTCTTTCACAAAGACGCGCCCCGTGAACGTTCCGAGGGAACTGGTGCTGAAATGGAAGAAGAAATCTCCGCCGCTTTGGGCTGCGCTCACATTGACAAGCATCGACGCGTACACCGACCCGCTGGCGATCGTGAAAAACGTGACATGGTCGTCTTCCCCGCTGGACGACAGCTGCGCGGCATTGCCGATGCCGGACGAATGATATCCCGCGTAGGTCAATCCGGGAGAAACGACGCAGATCGGGTTCGTCCCTTCCGCGCCGTGAGCGCTCCAGCCGTCGCCGGTGATCGGCCCGGAAACGGCGTACGGAAAATTCTCGACAACGATCGCGTTCGTCGTCTCGAATACGCCGGAGGTCGGGTTGATCAAACCTCCGGTGTTCGAGGCGGTCAGGCTGACGCCTAACTCCCCTTTCGTGAATCTGATATCATCCCATGAAACTGACCCCGACGACAGAACTTTCGTTAACCCGGATGCCGAACCCGGCGCGTCCGTCCCGGACGCAAGAAGTATTGTGACATTCCCGTGAGCTTCCGTGTCTTTATTGTTGTTCGCGTCGCGCGCTTCAAGCGAAACGCTGATGTTCGTGTTCAGGTTCGCGAACTGGACCGGAGCAGCGATAAACACGAGCTGCGTCGCTATGACTCCGATCGCATTTTTCGCGGAGTCCGAGACCGCGGCCGGGAACAAACTCATCTGAGAGCTTGTCACGTCGTTCTGCGTGATGGTGTTGGCCGGTGTCAGCTTGAACTGGAAGACCTGTCCGTCGTGGAGTCCCGACGTCTTCAGCGAGATCCTGAGCGAGAGTGTTTTTGTCCCCTTGCTTGGCGCGGTCGCGGTAAAATTACCGAACACGAGCGAAGCCGCTCCGATCGTCCCGCTTGCGAGATGCGTCGATCCGTCGAACAGGTCGGCCGCAAGAATTGCGCTCGACCAATCGGCGACCTTGTTGGCCGGGCCTTGCGTGAATGTCAGCCCTGTGACAATGGTCGGCTTCCCGTCGCCGTCCGACAATGCCGCTCCCCCGTCCCGGATCTTGACCTGCCACACCTGGGTCCCGGTCGTCGATGTGAGCGGCGAAGGATGATTTGAGATGGAAGAGATCGCAGCCGTTTCTGAACCCGCGATAGCGACGATGTCGCTCAGCGATGCGGCGGCAGTTGCTCCGGTTGTCTTGCTTCCGGTCAGCGGGGCCGCAGTCAGATAATTTGTGCCGTATCCTTTTCCGTTGAAGGCGAAGACCTCGTAACCGTACGTGGTTGATGCGGTCAATCCTTCTTCCGTGAATGATGTTCCGCTGCCGGCATATTCCACAACGCCGTCTCCGATGGTTTGACCGGCAATATAGGAATTGCCGTCGGCGGGAATCCCCGTCGGCAATGCGCTGGTGCGGCGGAGAACGAGGTAGCTTTCCGCGGTTGCGGACGGGGTGAACGATACCTGCATCGACGTCGAGCCGACGTTCGAAAAAACGAGCGCGGTCGGCTGCGACTTCGGCTCGGACTCGGGACCTGCGGTGATCGTGATGTCGTCGATGCTGATCTTCGGACGGCTCCCCGTCGTTCCGCCGGTGCCGTTATAACAATAGAACCGGATTCTCGCCGCCGAGCAGTTCTTAAGATTTTGAGGAAGCGGAATCCCGGAGAGAGTCCCGAACGACAACGCGCCGTTGACGAGATTCAGCACCGCGGCCGCGGTCAGTTCGGTGAAGGCGGCGCCGTCCCCGCTCGTATAAACGCGGAGCGATGCGCAGCGCGGGCTGGCGCCGACGGTGCCGTTGGTGCTGTCCCCCCATCGAAAGCTGAGCATCCCCGGCGCAACGCCGGTGAAGTCCACAAAAAGATCGATCGCGGCCGAAGCGGAATTATCCGCCGTGCCGGTGGCGAGGAGAAGAATATTTCCGGTCCCCCGCTGGACGCCGGCGGAGGTACCGGTGGAAAATTTTTGGGTCGGGACGGTGATCCTGATGCCGTCCGGGATCGTGCCGCGCGAATTCGTATCCACGGCGCCGAAGCGTTCCGCCCCGGTGCCGGAGGCGAAGCCGTTCGTCCAGTCTGCAATGTCAGAGAAATTTTCGGTGTACATCATGCCGGCAGTCGAGGACATCGGAAGCGGCGTTTGCGCGAACAATGGAGAGAGAAGAAAAAATGCGGAGAAAAAAAGATAGAATGGTTTCATGGAGCCCCCTTTTTTTTCAGTTAACAGTTAGCAGCTATCAGTTATCAGCTAACAATCAACAATGAACAATTAACAAGCGTGCGTAGGTCAGACATTCTTGTCTGACCTAACAATTAACAAAAATGGGGAGATGGTTTTGGGGAGAAAAAAGATGGGAGAGTAACTGGACCAATATTGGAATTGGTGGGATAAGATGCAAGTGGATTTGGGTACTTGGCTGCTTTGAGAAGTCAACCCTTCGACGCGCTCCCCCGACTTCGTCGGGGTCGCTTGCTCAGGGTGAACAAGCATTTATTATAATTAAAGAATCTGCTCATCCTGAGCGAGCCTCGCGAAGCGAGGCGAGCCGAAGGACATCCTGAGCGAGCCTCGCATAGCGAGGCGAGACGAAGGACATCCTGAGCGAGTGGCGCGGCTTTATCGTGCCACGAGACGAATGACAAGTTGCGCCCTTCGACGCGCTCCCCCGACTTCGTCGGGATCGCTTGCTCCCCGAAGGGGTCCCTTAGGGGACAGGGTGAACAAGCATTTATTATAATTAAAAAATCTGCTCATCCTGAGCGAGCCTCGCGAAGCGAGGCGAGACGAAGGACATCCTGAGCGAGTGCTGCAGCTTTATCGCGGCACGAGACGAAGGACATCCTGAGCGAGTGCTGCAGCCTTATCGCGGCACGAGACGAAGGACATCCTGAGCGAGTGGCGCGGCTTTATCGCGGCACGAGACGAAGGACATCTTGAGCGAGTGGCGCGGCTTTATCGCGGCACGAGACGAAGGACATCTTGAGCCCTTCGACTCCCCTGTTCCGCTTTCAGCGGAACAGGTTCGCTCAGGGTGAACAAGCTTTTTCGATCCCCTTTATAAAACGAAAAGCCAGTCGGCGTTTCAACCGGCTGGCTTTTCAAAAAAACTACAGCTCTTCTACAACATTACTTCAGCAGGATCATCTTCTTGATCTGACGGGTCTCTCCCGTTTGCAGAACGTAAAAGTATGTTCCGGAGCTGAGCGAGCTTGCGTTCATGTTCACATGAATCAGCTGGTTCGCCTGCGCCGTGCCGTCGAACAGCGTCATCACTTCCTGCCCGAGCATGTTGTACACTTTCATAGTCGCCTTCTGATCCGTTGGCACGGCAAAGGTGATCATGGTCGTCGGGTTGAAAGGATTCGGATAGTTCTGGCTCAGTTCGTAGTCAGCCGGCGTGAGGCCGATCGTCGCATTCACGGCCGCGCTGTACACGAACGCACCGTTATGGTCGATCTGCTTCAGACGGTAGGTATACGTACCGGCGGCAACCTGGTCTGTGTAGCTGTAATGATGACCAACGTTGCTCGTTCCGTTTCCTGCCACAAACCCGACCTGCTGATAGGAGCTGGTCGAGGTCTTCCGTTCGATCGCAAAGCCGGAGTTGTTCACTTCGGTCGCGGTCGACCAGGCAAGTTCCACCGACTTCCCGTTGGGCGTCGCAGTGAAGCTCTTCAACTCAACCGGCAAGTTCAAACTTGTCCAATCCTGGCTGACATGGATTCCGTCGATGACAAGGTAAGGTGCGGTCGTGGCTGATCCCTGACGCAATGCAATAAATGAAATTTCATGGGCGACACTTAAACCTGTCCCAAACTGCGAAGCCGCGCCATCGCCATACGCTTGAGCGTTGGGCGATCCCGGTTCGGAAGTCCAGTCATCGCCCGATTGGAAGACGTAAAGACTGGCATTCCCGGCTCCACTGAGGGAAGTGTCGAGAGGAGCTCCGCCAAAGTCGTACTTTACTACTAGAAGGTAGGTGGTGTTACGCTGATAAATCGAGTCAGTAAACACGGGAAGCCCAGTTCCTGACACGAGGGCACCCCTGGCAATCCCAAACGTTAAAGAGCTGTCAGGCTTTGTAGATTTCCGGACGTACACACGAGCCCAAAAATCAGAGGTGTTCATAGTAGTACCGACTGCCTGCGCTCCGCCGCCGTAATCTCCAAAGTGAAAGAAATAATCACCGACAGCATTTAACTTATTATTTGGAGTGGTTCCGACAGTATCGATATTGACCAGGAATGATGCATATACTACGCCAGATCCAGTCGAGCACGTGATACTATCCGACTCCGATGCCACGAATCTGTAGTTGACGTCTTGTCCAGTCCTTTTGAGCACGAGGGCTTTCCCGCCGGATGGATATGTTGTAACTCCAGACAAAGTCAAATTTGAGTCGGATATTTGCTCGGGATTTGTGCCAGCGCTGCTATGTGCGAGCCATCCCGTGTTATCGACTGTCAGTAGCGTTTGAAGTGGATAATTGAAATCCTCCGTGAAGATCTGCGCGAACGTCGACTGTGCGCCGAGTCCGAGCAGGAAGAGGATGCATAATACAGTAAACAGTTTTTTCATAAGTGGATCCTTTCTGAGATTGATGAGGTGTGGGTTAATAAGAATTACGATTTACGAATTTCAATTTACGATCTTGGGAAAGGAGTTCTTGGTCCTCAGTGTCCGGTGTCTGGTATTGCCTTCCGCCAGTCACTCCTTACTCCTTACTGCCTACTGTTTAGTCCTGCGTGCCAAGTCTTAACGTCAGCGCCCGTGCTTCTGTGCTCTTCATTCTCACATCTGAATTCTCCCTTCTGTCTCCCGCTTTCCCCACGATCGCATCGGAGCGGAGGGCGAAGAGGATGGTCGGGATCGTTTTCAACACGAGCGCGAGGTCGAGCGCGAGCGAACGGGTCTGCTCGTACAACAGATCGAGGCGTACGAGGTTCTCGACTCCTTCTTCCCTGCTGCCGTACAGCTGCCAGAGTCCCGAGAGTCCCGCCGGCGCGGTGACCGCCGCGCGCATATCATAGAACGAAGGGGATTCGCGTTTCATCGTTTCGAGGTCGGCGAGCGCCAGCGGGCGCGGGCCGATGAAGCTCATGTCCCCGACCAGAATATTCCACAACTGCGGAAGCTCGTCGAGTCCGGTCAGTCGGAACCATCTGCAGATACGGGGAACGTCGCCGGCGTATTCGGGCCTGAAGAAGATCTGTGCCGCGCCGGGAATGTGCGCGCGGGAATCCCGTTCGCGCATCGTCCGGAGTTTATAGATGCGGAACCGCTCCCGTTCGAGCGAGACACCCCGGTCCTGAACATAGAGGGGGAATGCCCGAGTCTCCCATGCTGCGACGAGGAGGAGCAGAACCATTGCCGGAAAAAGCGCGGCCATGAGCGTCAGCGCGAGAACGACGTCGAAAATTCTTTTCCAGAGAAAATAGGATTTGCGCAAGGGCATTAGGGAGTATGCCTGAGTATCGAATTGATGACGAACAGAAAATCAGCTGAAGCACATGCGGTAGTTCGGGGAAAATATCCGCATTGGGGGGACAAAATGCAAGTTAATTTTGTGTTACGAATCAGGATTTTTTTGGAAAAGAACGCACCGCACAGGACCCGAGGGGATGGTTTCGTCAGCCGCCCGAGTGCAGAGGAACTGCCGTAGGGGCGTCGTGTTTTTGTGGAAGCCGTTCTTTGGAAGTCGCAAAAATTTTTGGAAATGCGTTTGCGAAAAGGGGAATGATTATGTATCATGGGGCGGTGGAAATGGGGGATGGGGGAAGGATGGAGTGGTGGAAGGGTGGAATGGGGGAAGGGTGGAATATTGGAAACATGGAATGGTGGAGGGATGGAATCAGGGGGGCGTTTGGAGAACGGCAACTCTTTTAATGGTGGATAGTTATCTGTGGACAAGGTTTTTTGGGGGGATGCAAATTTGCCCCAGTCATCCTCGGAAGAGGGGGATATGCGGCCATTTCCCGTCCCTTTCATTCCGACGATGACATCGCTATAGAACCAATTCACGTTAAGGAGACAATCGTTATGCACCGACTCATACTCATTGCCGCGCTGGCGGTATCGACGGCCGGATTTGCTGCACAGCCCCTTCAACCGGCCGGCGTCGATTCGCTCATCGCGGCGAGCGATGCCTATTCCCTCCAGACGTTCGAGAACCAGAAGTCGCTCGACGTGCTGATGAAGGCGTATGCCGCCGATTCGACCAACTACGAGGTCCTCTGGCGCATCAGCCGGGCGTACAGCGACATCGGCGAGATCCTTCCGACGGTAACGCAGGAGCAGAAGACGAAACAGCTGGACATGTATGAAAAATCGCTCGATTTTGCCGAGCGCGCGGTGAAGGCAAACCCGAACGGGACGATGGGCTACACCCGGCGGGCGATCGCGACGGGACGGGTGGCGCTTTTTAAGGGAGTATGGGATTCCATCGACCTGGTGAAGGAAGTGAGGGCCGACTGCGAGAAGGCGATCGATCTGGACAAGAGCAATCCCGCGGCGTATTACGTGCTCGGCCGGACGCACGCGAAGCTGTGCGAGAAGCCGAAGATC is a genomic window of Bacteroidota bacterium containing:
- a CDS encoding endonuclease: MRTSRKSLGVLVSLIVLQSLSLWAQPGTYFDGISTSSATFVTDLQNLINPHTRITYDNYDETNIANFASRDTTNGQKVVTCVYSGLNYVYTPPFKWWGNAGVNNDSGFSREHSWCQSWMPSAHASNFTSLPEYSDQHHLFPVNQVHANDPRSNHPEGVVVSPTYTFLACKVGTDASGHTVFEPRQSHKGDFARALFYMAVCYNGVNGYDWTFNHLNNVILDSLSEAAQDVNLLLQWNKDDPPDAWEVSRNNYIQSIQNNRNPFVDHPEWANYINFNDLSKLTPTYAVEPSNHVTNLAIGNVTSSSLTVSWTNAAAGSQQPSGYLIELYASDDYFTPEDGSVYADDTDLTDNRAVVNVANSGGTSHQFTGLSCGTTYYVHMYSYNGSSSQINYKIDGTVPSCSATTGSATLAAEPSKYPGGFNLTTPTITNSSITIRWIDSAGGTVPSGYLILANTTNAFSDPVDGVTYSNDTNLGDGSAVVNVPYGSGDSLQCTGLLSLTSYSFRIYPYNGSGCQRNYKTDNFPSSKDQVTYTTGAASSSPTVVVNEYFNASAQSGEWVELLVIQNNLDMRGMQLRDYSSAGNAQTPVVFSNAALWSSVPKGTFIVLLGKGNAQAQDFDISDKKLVVSDTNATYFTGGASGFDISGTADALEILTSGGGHIHSLSHGSKPGSIASLAAPTANSTTAPASGHVVQFVNIGSVSDFGLDSKTSAGGAGTEGSANDAAESSFVATNLPVELSSFTARAAEDGVELRWTTATETENYGFEVERSTMNNEQSTMNSWETIGFVHGYGTSSSVHRYSFKDASAVVGSYNYRLKQIDRNGNFEYSDEVEATMTLAPNTILLGQNYPNPFNPETSIEFAVPTSGIATLKVYNTLGEEVATLVNGSVEAGVLNRAAFNGASFAGGAYFYTLRSGRFIETRKMLLLK
- a CDS encoding GIY-YIG nuclease family protein codes for the protein MRKYYIYIMTNRKMTLYTGLTNNLERRVAEHCMHSNPGFTSRYKISKLVYFEEYSDVRDAISREKQIKGWGRQKKIDLISSINPNFEEVRF
- a CDS encoding T9SS type A sorting domain-containing protein — encoded protein: MKPFYLFFSAFFLLSPLFAQTPLPMSSTAGMMYTENFSDIADWTNGFASGTGAERFGAVDTNSRGTIPDGIRITVPTQKFSTGTSAGVQRGTGNILLLATGTADNSASAAIDLFVDFTGVAPGMLSFRWGDSTNGTVGASPRCASLRVYTSGDGAAFTELTAAAVLNLVNGALSFGTLSGIPLPQNLKNCSAARIRFYCYNGTGGTTGSRPKISIDDITITAGPESEPKSQPTALVFSNVGSTSMQVSFTPSATAESYLVLRRTSALPTGIPADGNSYIAGQTIGDGVVEYAGSGTSFTEEGLTASTTYGYEVFAFNGKGYGTNYLTAAPLTGSKTTGATAAASLSDIVAIAGSETAAISSISNHPSPLTSTTGTQVWQVKIRDGGAALSDGDGKPTIVTGLTFTQGPANKVADWSSAILAADLFDGSTHLASGTIGAASLVFGNFTATAPSKGTKTLSLRISLKTSGLHDGQVFQFKLTPANTITQNDVTSSQMSLFPAAVSDSAKNAIGVIATQLVFIAAPVQFANLNTNISVSLEARDANNNKDTEAHGNVTILLASGTDAPGSASGLTKVLSSGSVSWDDIRFTKGELGVSLTASNTGGLINPTSGVFETTNAIVVENFPYAVSGPITGDGWSAHGAEGTNPICVVSPGLTYAGYHSSGIGNAAQLSSSGEDDHVTFFTIASGSVYASMLVNVSAAQSGGDFFFHFSTSSLGTFTGRVFVKDSAGKLAFGVSKSSTEPNYTRAVYSYNTTYLLVLKYTFKNKSDTDDTADLFVDPPLNAPEHTPSASAPAGENDAQSIGAIALRQGGAGTAPTLRIDGIRVATSWGNVPLPVELSSFTARTAEDGVELRWTTATETENYGFEVERSTMNNEQSTMNGWVKLGFVAGQGTSSSIHRYSFKDVSAVVGSYNYRLKQIDRNGNFEYSDEVEATITLAPNTMLLGQNYPNPFNPETSIEFAVPTAGIATLKVYNTLGEEVMSLFDGDADANLRYRVRMNAGCLSSGIYFYVLQSGGKRDVKKMLLLK